In the genome of Brachypodium distachyon strain Bd21 chromosome 3, Brachypodium_distachyon_v3.0, whole genome shotgun sequence, the window CTGCACATCAATACGTTGTTAGGGTTAGCAAGAAAAATGCTATATGTAACTCAACCTGCAAGTACCATGTTACAGAATTAACGAAActaaacaacgacaagaaaaggaagaacataTACCTTGATcaatctcttctttctcccaGCAAAGATCTAAATACCGCATAGCTTTTCTGTACTTTCTGAGGGCGGCCTTGTAATCATGTTTCTGCACACAAGAAGCTTCAGTTGTAAGTTCCCAACAGAAGTATCCCTAGGAATCTGCTAGAAAAGTTGACACATGCTATAGAAAGGGCACTCCGTGAAGCAAAATGAACCTTAAAGTTTTCATTTCCGAAAGACTTTGCGGAATCAACAGCATCTATCCACCACGAAACTTCTGCAGGCTTTTCATCAAGATCATTTGGCCAATCAGGATACATGTCACCATCTTTGAAAAAGTCTACAACTCCATCATTTGCATCTTCTGGCAGTTCCCCAcaatcaacaacaacaatatcGGCAGTCGGAAGGTCAGCTTCTCCAGCAGAAATATGCTCCATTGCGCGAACCACCCCCATTCCTTTTACAACTCTCCCGAAAACGACATGTTTACCATCAAGGTGTGGTGTTCGGGTGGTAGTTATGAAAAACTGAGATCCATTTGTGTTGGGACCAGCATTGGCCATTGATAACATCCCCTTCCTCTCATGcttcaaaacaaaattctCATCCTCAAAATTCAATCCATATATTGACTCACCCCCAGTTCCATCACCAGCAGTTATATCTCCACCTTGCACCATAAAACCCTTGATGATACGATGAAAACATGAACCCTGGAAGAGTAAAAGTTACCCAAAAATATGAGTACTTGAAAGATAGCAAGCATACCTTGAAAGTTAAAGATCCCTCGGtttacaaaaatataaaagaaaattcataGTCATCCGatacaaagaaacaaaaatgtcaCAAAGAAGAATAACTAACTCTATGTTATAAACATTCACAGGCTTATCTTGGTCTTTCTTTcggaaaaggaagaacagaTGGTATAAACTTAATTCAATGGTTATGTCATGCTACTTGTCTATCACCACCAGTCCCTTGCTAGataacaaaaaacaaattggtgGCTGCTAATGGAAGTGGGGCAATCTTGCCTTTTGTCTGGTTTCTTTGGGTAGAAATAAAGGATAGCCAACATGCGTGAGTCTCCACTACAATTAAGTGCAGAGTACAGAAAGTGTCGTTGTGCACAGTTGGATCTCTGTCGCTTCCAACAGTTAAGTGGAACACTTATGACTAGTTCATTAATGCTCTGCTCCACTTATGTGTTTCTCATATATCATCATGCCAATTCGTGGTTGAAGTTGAAGAATGCTTTTAGATGCCAAGTCTCACTTAAACATGATGACGCATTTACAAGGACAGAACTATCACCAGAAAACAGTTATTTGAACATTGACCACATAAGATTTCTTCGCATCCACTTAGCTTGCCTTTGACTAGAAGCCTAAATAACTGTAACATGCAGTGGAAAGCTAGGGGTTCCCTGGTGATGACATATGCTGTTGTAAGAAAAACCTACAATGGGAATAGTGTGAAGAAAGTTCCAGAAACCACGATTATCTATGCAGTTCGTGAGCAAGTATGTTCAAAATTACAAACATCACAAGTTGCTTTCTCTGCCATGAAATGTACAGATCAAATAAACCAGGCTTGTTTAGGACCTCGAATGCTGAAAACTAAATCTAAAAACTCGCACGGCAGCAAATCGCAGCAAAGGCTATCAAGCTGCATCTGTTCAGCCCTAAATCAACGGATACTGAAATTGCACAAATAGCAAAAATTAGAAGTTAGGACTAATGGTCCGATAAAACCCTGCAACCCAAAATTGCAGGACCGAGAATAAGGCCAAACTATGTAGGAGCGAAATCAACCTACATGTTAGTGTTCCTAATCCAATTGATAGGAAGAGGGGTGGGGATCGAATTCACCCACCAAAACCACGCAATTTCCAACTCGCTTAGACACCCTGCACGGCCGCACTAAACCCAATCGCACCCAACAAAACCGAAACCAGCCCAATCCGTACAAAGCCACCTAATAATCCACGACAAAATACTAGCAGAAGGGAACCCCACCGGGAGTCCGGGACAAACCTTGTAGTGGAGCCgcgcgccggtggcggcgctgacGCCCTTCTCGCCGGTGCAGAGCGCGCGGAAGTTCTCCGCCGTGCGGGGCGCCACGGAGGCGTAGAGAACCATCACGATCCGCCCCTCCATCTCGCCGCCGATGCTCACGTCAAGGTAGCACCTCGGGTTCTtcacctccaccgccgccgctggcgccgGCGCATCCACCGGGCTACCCTCACCCTCCATGCCGAGCCAAGCGCCCAAGCGGAGAGACTAGTCACGGACTTTCCTtcgggtggcggcgcggcgagcgaAAGGAAGGCGGCGCGCTTTGGGGAGCCCAAGGCGAGTGGGGTGAGTTGGGGGTTGATTCAAATAAGGAGGGAGGGGAACAGGAAAGAGGCAGGTACACTCACAGGGTATTTTTggtttgtcattttttttttgcagggattTCGGGGAGCTTTATTCATGAACCATGGTGAGTCTTTTTGgtttgtcaatttttttttgcagggattTCGGGGAGCTTTATTCATGAACCATGGTAggacaagtttttttttagaggatgaTAGTGGTAGGACAAGTTTTGATGCAAGCGAATGTATAATAAAACCTCTCTCAAGTCTGCACTGTACTTTAAATGTTGTCTTTAGTTCTGCATTGTTTTATTGGTAATTCCTCTGTCGGGTTTCTAATGAAATACAGTTATATGACAAGAAAAAGGTACtcccccaaaaaaaattcagttgACTATAAATGTAATGatattttttgtgtgcaaTATACAATGCATGCttaatcaaattgatgatctaaAAATACAAACAAGTTTTGTAAACCTGTATTGACCTATACACGAGATATGAATATGAATGATCAAGACACTGTTAACGAGAGTTGTCTTGATGATCTTGTTGTGAACAGCTGCATCCATCTGAGTAGCCATTGGCAGTTAGGATTAGCATTTTGTATCAgtgattaattaatcaagtGTTTAGGATCGTACAAAACTTTGGGACACAACTGTTCGTAAAGGTGTCTTCACAAATTGTAACGACGCCTTGACATCCCCTCGTATTGTATATATTCATGCCCTATGGTAATAATAAACACACAGTTTCATTTCTAATCGAAACACGTTATCAAGCATTTTGTCTCTGCTGAAAGCACAGGAAGAGCGCacgaagagaagaagaaaaggtagGAATGGCGGCACATCTCGCTCAACTTGCTCAAGCCTTCGTAAGGTTCATACTCAGGGAAGCCCGTCGCAACCACCGCGTCTCCAACATTCGTCGCCGGGgagttgctgttgctgttcgtcgccgccggggagttgctgttgctgttcgtcgccgccggggagttgctgttgctgttcgtcgccgccggggagttgttgttgttgttcgtCGCCGCCAGGGAG includes:
- the LOC100838905 gene encoding peptidyl-prolyl cis-trans isomerase CYP40: MEGEGSPVDAPAPAAAVEVKNPRCYLDVSIGGEMEGRIVMVLYASVAPRTAENFRALCTGEKGVSAATGARLHYKGSCFHRIIKGFMVQGGDITAGDGTGGESIYGLNFEDENFVLKHERKGMLSMANAGPNTNGSQFFITTTRTPHLDGKHVVFGRVVKGMGVVRAMEHISAGEADLPTADIVVVDCGELPEDANDGVVDFFKDGDMYPDWPNDLDEKPAEVSWWIDAVDSAKSFGNENFKKHDYKAALRKYRKAMRYLDLCWEKEEIDQEKSSALRKTKSIILTNSSACKLKLGDVEGALLDADFALRETEGNAKAFFRQGQARMALKNIDAAVESFKHALDLEPNDGGIKRELAAAKKKVADRRGLERKAFSKMFQSSGSSDKIDEV